In a genomic window of Acidobacteriota bacterium:
- the tuf gene encoding elongation factor Tu (EF-Tu; promotes GTP-dependent binding of aminoacyl-tRNA to the A-site of ribosomes during protein biosynthesis; when the tRNA anticodon matches the mRNA codon, GTP hydrolysis results; the inactive EF-Tu-GDP leaves the ribosome and release of GDP is promoted by elongation factor Ts; many prokaryotes have two copies of the gene encoding EF-Tu): protein EMVMPGDRLEVVGELQKPIAMDKGLRFAIREGGRTVGAGTITEIIE, encoded by the coding sequence GAGATGGTGATGCCCGGCGACCGCCTGGAGGTGGTGGGCGAGTTGCAGAAGCCGATCGCGATGGACAAGGGGCTTCGCTTCGCGATTCGTGAGGGTGGCCGCACCGTGGGTGCCGGCACCATCACCGAGATCATCGAGTAG